In Pseudomonas asiatica, the following are encoded in one genomic region:
- a CDS encoding plasmid partitioning protein RepB C-terminal domain-containing protein translates to MTVVKRAFAPELITVRLPLILPSRQVTHDMLTSVKFAAILASIRELGVVEPLAVYPEPVHGTGGEPRYLLLDGHLRLAALAQLGAEDTLCLLATDDEGFTYNRQVNRLTPIQEHKMILEAIRKGTTAERIAEVLSVNVGRIRERQHLLRGIAPEVAEMLKTRMVSQAVFRVLRKMKPMRQVELVEMMISANCFTGRYAEMVLAATRPEQLVEAKKVSEGVTAEDIARMEREMEKLYHDYRLVEDTLGETMLVLVVAKGYVSRMLRNQTIAAYLERFEPDLVRELAGVVEAVTADARSLERE, encoded by the coding sequence ATGACTGTCGTCAAGCGTGCCTTTGCCCCCGAGTTGATTACCGTCCGCTTACCGCTGATCTTGCCCTCTCGCCAAGTCACCCACGACATGCTGACGTCCGTCAAATTCGCAGCGATTTTAGCCTCCATCCGTGAATTGGGCGTGGTCGAGCCGCTCGCGGTTTATCCCGAGCCGGTTCACGGGACGGGAGGGGAGCCTCGTTATCTACTGTTGGATGGTCATTTGCGGCTAGCTGCGCTCGCACAGTTGGGGGCGGAAGACACGTTGTGCCTGTTGGCGACAGATGACGAAGGTTTTACCTACAACCGGCAGGTCAACCGACTTACCCCGATTCAAGAGCACAAGATGATTCTGGAGGCGATACGCAAAGGAACGACTGCCGAGCGGATTGCCGAAGTCTTGAGCGTCAACGTCGGACGCATCCGCGAGCGCCAGCATTTGTTGCGGGGGATTGCGCCGGAAGTCGCTGAGATGCTGAAAACGCGAATGGTTAGTCAGGCGGTCTTTCGCGTGTTGCGTAAGATGAAGCCGATGCGCCAGGTAGAACTAGTCGAGATGATGATTTCCGCCAACTGCTTTACTGGTCGCTACGCCGAAATGGTATTAGCCGCAACGCGTCCTGAACAGCTGGTTGAGGCAAAGAAAGTCAGTGAGGGCGTGACTGCTGAAGACATTGCACGCATGGAGCGAGAGATGGAAAAACTCTACCACGATTACCGGTTGGTCGAGGACACCCTCGGCGAAACCATGCTGGTACTCGTGGTTGCCAAGGGCTATGTGTCTCGCATGCTGCGCAATCAGACTATCGCAGCTTACCTGGAGCGTTTCGAGCCTGACCTAGTGCGGGAGCTGGCGGGGGTTGTGGAGGCGGTCACCGCAGATGCTCGTAGTCTGGAGCGTGAATAG
- a CDS encoding ParB/RepB/Spo0J family partition protein translates to MATSEEHLALHVAQAAPIAQIPLADIRVLNPRSRNQQVFARLVENIASLGLKRPITVTRNGSSFDLICGQGRFEAFKVLGESAIPAVVVTAAEADRYLISLVENLARRKHSNRDLLMAINVLHERGYSIRQIAQKTCLDRAYVGGILILLRQGEERLIAAVEKGWLPIKVAIHVARSDDAQVQAAMVEAYESGLLKGDELIKVRRLIDRRRVLGKGYGRQHGGERMTTPRQLLTAYQTEVRRQRLMVKKADIGEQRLLFVVTALRRLLADEFFRSMLRSEGIDDMPQVLAERIQGDA, encoded by the coding sequence ATGGCCACATCGGAAGAGCATCTTGCACTTCATGTGGCGCAGGCGGCGCCTATTGCGCAGATCCCACTCGCGGATATTCGCGTGCTCAATCCGCGTAGTCGCAATCAACAAGTGTTTGCACGCCTGGTGGAAAACATTGCGAGTCTGGGGTTGAAACGACCGATCACGGTGACCCGTAACGGTTCGAGTTTCGACCTGATCTGTGGGCAGGGGCGCTTCGAAGCCTTCAAGGTCCTGGGGGAGTCGGCCATTCCAGCGGTCGTGGTGACGGCGGCAGAGGCAGACCGCTATCTCATCAGCCTGGTAGAGAATCTGGCGCGACGTAAGCATTCGAACCGCGACTTGCTGATGGCGATCAACGTACTGCACGAGCGTGGTTACTCCATCAGGCAGATTGCCCAGAAAACCTGCTTGGACCGTGCCTATGTTGGCGGCATTTTGATCTTGTTGCGGCAGGGAGAGGAGCGCCTGATCGCTGCCGTCGAAAAGGGCTGGCTACCGATTAAAGTCGCGATCCATGTGGCACGGTCCGACGATGCCCAGGTCCAGGCCGCCATGGTCGAAGCCTATGAAAGTGGATTGTTAAAAGGAGATGAACTCATCAAGGTGCGCCGCCTGATCGACCGAAGACGCGTTCTTGGCAAGGGCTATGGTAGGCAGCATGGAGGCGAGCGCATGACCACTCCTCGCCAGTTGCTGACTGCCTATCAGACTGAGGTGCGCCGTCAGCGCCTGATGGTAAAGAAGGCGGACATCGGTGAGCAAAGATTGCTCTTCGTCGTGACTGCATTGCGTCGGTTGTTGGCCGATGAATTTTTCCGGTCAATGTTACGCAGTGAAGGTATTGATGATATGCCGCAGGTATTGGCCGAGCGAATTCAGGGGGACGCATGA
- a CDS encoding recombinase family protein yields the protein MRRAHLSTTEGSNRAAAYVRMSTEHQQYSTENQLDAIRVYAAAHELEIVRVYTDAGKSGLSLDGREALQQLLLDVDAGQSEFSVVLVYDVSRWGRFQDPDVSASYEVRCRQAGVRVEYCAEQFVNDGSPVSSIIKSVKRMMAGEYSRELSVKVFAGQSRLIQLGYRQGGPAGYGLRRQLIDQTGQPKAILDRGEYKSLQTDRVILTPGPESEQQVVQDIYQAFVREGRTEAEIATQLNRRGLLTDFQRPWSRGVVHQVLINEKYIGNNVWNRTSGKLKQPRTSNPVDQLVRSDGAFSSVVDHALFLAAQAIIRARSRHWTDEQMLATLKQLFAERGCLSGLIIDEQEDCPSSSCYRQRFGSLLRSYSLIGYSPGRDYSFLEANRRLRELYPHILVDTQERIRLVGGHISVDPQTQLVWVNDEFSISVVLCRCQCSESVRRRWQLRFDFGLLPDLTVAVRMLPGEQEVLDYYLFPMIDLAAPHLRLGDTNPRELELYRFNSLDILAALSRRIPLGSAA from the coding sequence ATGAGACGAGCACATCTATCCACGACCGAAGGCAGCAATAGAGCTGCTGCCTATGTCCGCATGTCGACGGAGCACCAGCAGTACTCCACTGAAAATCAGCTGGATGCCATTCGCGTTTATGCGGCAGCACATGAGCTGGAGATCGTCCGGGTATACACCGATGCGGGTAAAAGTGGCTTGAGCCTGGATGGTCGGGAAGCTCTCCAACAGCTACTTCTAGATGTCGACGCTGGTCAGTCCGAGTTCTCTGTAGTTTTGGTCTATGACGTAAGTCGCTGGGGGCGCTTTCAGGACCCTGATGTGAGCGCCAGCTACGAAGTTCGATGTCGGCAGGCGGGTGTCAGGGTCGAATATTGCGCCGAACAGTTCGTTAACGATGGCTCACCGGTATCCAGCATCATCAAGAGTGTTAAACGCATGATGGCTGGTGAGTACAGTCGTGAGCTGTCCGTCAAGGTGTTTGCGGGGCAGTCGCGCTTGATCCAGCTGGGATACCGACAAGGTGGCCCGGCTGGATATGGATTGCGTCGTCAACTTATAGATCAGACAGGGCAGCCTAAAGCAATCTTGGATCGGGGAGAGTACAAAAGCCTTCAGACGGATCGGGTGATTCTCACGCCTGGTCCTGAGTCCGAACAACAGGTCGTTCAAGACATTTACCAGGCATTTGTCAGGGAAGGTCGAACCGAAGCTGAAATTGCAACTCAACTGAATCGGCGTGGACTGCTTACAGACTTCCAGCGACCTTGGTCACGGGGAGTGGTGCATCAGGTCCTGATCAACGAAAAGTACATCGGTAACAATGTTTGGAATCGCACGTCTGGCAAGCTGAAACAGCCCCGAACATCCAATCCAGTTGATCAGTTGGTGCGGTCCGACGGTGCCTTCTCCTCTGTGGTCGACCACGCTTTGTTTCTCGCGGCGCAGGCCATCATCCGAGCGCGGTCACGGCACTGGACTGACGAGCAAATGCTGGCGACGCTGAAACAACTATTTGCGGAGCGAGGTTGTCTGTCTGGGTTGATCATTGATGAGCAAGAGGATTGCCCCTCCAGCAGTTGTTATCGCCAGCGCTTTGGTAGTCTGCTACGCAGCTACAGCCTAATTGGCTATTCCCCCGGACGGGACTACAGCTTTCTGGAGGCCAATCGTCGGCTGCGAGAGCTGTATCCGCACATCTTGGTCGACACACAGGAGCGCATTCGTCTTGTCGGTGGACACATCTCGGTCGATCCCCAGACCCAGCTGGTTTGGGTTAATGATGAGTTCTCGATTTCGGTGGTGCTTTGCCGCTGTCAATGTTCAGAGTCAGTGCGCAGGCGTTGGCAGCTACGCTTCGATTTCGGCTTGTTACCTGACCTTACTGTCGCTGTTCGCATGCTCCCAGGTGAGCAGGAGGTGCTTGATTACTACCTCTTTCCCATGATCGATTTGGCGGCACCTCACCTGCGTCTGGGAGATACTAATCCGCGCGAATTGGAACTCTACCGGTTCAACAGCTTGGATATCCTAGCGGCCCTGAGTCGACGTATACCCCTGGGGAGCGCTGCGTAA